ACGCGCCCCGGCAGCGGTCGACACTTGGCTGCGGTCCTTCCGTTGGGGCTACCACCCACGGTCTCGCCCGGGCACGCCCCGCAGGCGAGGCTCATCCCCGGGCCCGGTGGACAAGGCGCTGTCCCCGGCGAGCTGACCGGCCTGGCTGGTGAGGGGGGCCGGAAGGCCGTCCCCTGCACCCTGTGTGCCGGCGGAGCAGGGTTGCCGGCCACCGGGGGACGAGGTGGAGGAGCATGGTGACGGTTGTCAGGGGATGCGTGCCACTCCGGTGTAGATACCGCTGCCCTCGGGCGCGGGTGCGGGGGCCGTCTTGAACCACTCGGGGGCGGTGACCAGGCCTGGGTCGAGAAGGTCCAGGCCGTCGAAGAAGCGGGTGACTTCCGGGCGGGTGCGGAAGCCGAGGCGGATGCCGCCCTTGGCGTATTCGGCGGTGACCTGTTCCGCCAGTTCCGGGTAGAGGTCGGAGGCGGCGTGCGACAGCACGAGGTGACTGCCTGGCGGCAGAGTGGCGACCAGGCTGCGGACGATGCCGTGGGCGTCCTGCTCGTCCGTGATGAAGTGCATCAGTGCGATCAAGGACAGCGCGATCGGGCGGTTGAAGTCCAGTACGGCACGGGCGCGTTCGAGGATGGAGTCCGGCTGCCGTACATCGGCCTCGATGTAGTCCGTGACCCCTTCGGGATCGCTGATCAGCAGGGCTTCCGCATGCCGCAGCACGATCGGGTCGTTGTCGGTATAGACCACCTTCGCCGTCGGCGTGATCTGTTGGACGATCTGGTGCAGATTCGGCCGGGTGGGGA
This genomic interval from Streptomyces dengpaensis contains the following:
- a CDS encoding SAM-dependent methyltransferase, which produces MTPDIPSPLRFTTDTAHPARVYDWLLGGKDNYPVDEAVGEKLPPEARDAARQNRQFMHRAAAWLAAQGTDQFLDIGTGIPTRPNLHQIVQQITPTAKVVYTDNDPIVLRHAEALLISDPEGVTDYIEADVRQPDSILERARAVLDFNRPIALSLIALMHFITDEQDAHGIVRSLVATLPPGSHLVLSHAASDLYPELAEQVTAEYAKGGIRLGFRTRPEVTRFFDGLDLLDPGLVTAPEWFKTAPAPAPEGSGIYTGVARIP